A region from the Drosophila mauritiana strain mau12 chromosome 2L, ASM438214v1, whole genome shotgun sequence genome encodes:
- the LOC117147812 gene encoding protein Turandot F encodes MKTVILFGFLLVLLGYLGEGHAQSDPEFTAKARQMLAIFGNSEVDRYTKSRNLPALIEFYEKYSSRLPLTVQDRTYANNVVRRYRAQNNQQVDGVPAQGGIGLVFALLLPFAMSIVEGIAKAIRE; translated from the exons ATGAAGACAGTAATTCTATTTGG TTTCCTGCTGGTGCTTCTTGGATATTTAGGAGAAGGACATGCACAGAGTGATCCTGAGTTTACGGCCAAGGCTCGTCAAATGCTCGCAATCTTCGGCAACTCAGAGGTCGATAGATACACCAAGTCCCGAAATTTGCCCGCATTGATTGAGTTCTACGAGAAGTACTCCAGTCGTCTGCCATTGACTGTCCAGGATCGAACCTATGCTAACAATGTGGTCAGGAGGTACCGGGCACAAAACAACCAGCAGGTCGATGGTGTTCCTGCTCAGGGCGGAATTGGTCTGGTGTTCGCGCTACTTCTTCCTTTCGCTATGTCAATTGTGGAAGGAATCGCCAAGGCGATCAGAGAATAG
- the LOC117147806 gene encoding protein Turandot E, whose translation MSYTRTVHSSTSILKMNSALQISCLLVVLGCLLGSGHCQSKAEFAAKSREIAQMFGNPSVDKYTKARNFPALLAFYEKYSNRLRLTPQERNSINNAIKQYKAQRNQQVDGVSAQGGWLSDIIKTAIAIIVKSVE comes from the exons ATGAGTTACACTCGAACAGTACACAGCAGCACATCAATATTAAAGATGAATTCCGCACTGCAAATTAG CTGCCTTCTCGTTGTTCTTGGCTGCCTTCTGGGCTCAGGACACTGCCAAAGTAAAGCCGAATTCGCGGCCAAGTCCCGAGAAATAGCCCAGATGTTCGGCAATCCCTCCGTCGATAAATACACGAAGGCTCGCAATTTTCCCGCGCTGCTTGCCTTTTACGAGAAATACTCCAATCGCCTTCGACTGACACCTCAGGAAAGgaatagtatcaataatgctATCAAGCAGTATAAGGCACAACGAAACCAGCAAGTTGACGGAGTATCTGCCCAGGGAGGATGGTTGTCTGACATCATCAAGACAGCTATTGCAATCATTGTAAAGTCCGTTGAATGA